One genomic window of Quercus robur chromosome 6, dhQueRobu3.1, whole genome shotgun sequence includes the following:
- the LOC126690434 gene encoding HMG1/2-like protein — translation MKGGKAKADTRRTDSRLKSKGAAAAGKKQSKKAAKDPNKPKRPASAFFVFMEEFRKQYAKEHPNNKAVSAVGKAGGEKWKSMSESDKAPYVAKAEKRKTEYNKTMQAYNKKLAEGGNGNDEEESDKSKSEVHDDEDEEDESGEDEDDDE, via the exons ATGAAAGGTGGTAAGGCAAAGGCTGATACCAGAAGAACTGACAGCAG GCTGAAGAGTAAAGGTGCTGCAGCGGCGGGAAAGAAACAATCGAAGAAAGCTGCGAAGGATCCAAACAAGCCAAAGAGGCCTGCTAGTGCTTTCTTCGTTTTCAT gGAGGAGTTTAGGAAGCAGTACGCGAAAGAGCATCCAAATAACAAGGCCGTGTCTGCG GTCGGTAAAGCTGGTGGTGAGAAATGGAAATCGATGTCTGAATCT GACAAAGCTCCCTATGTGGCTAAGGCAGAGAAGAGGAAGACTGAGTACAATAAGACCATGCAGGCTTACAATAAGAAATTG GCTGAGGGTGGAAATGGAAACGATGAGGAAGAGTCCGACAAGTCCAAGTCTGAAGTGCACGATGATGAGGATGAAGAGGACGAGAGCGGCGAG gatgaagatgatgatgagtaG
- the LOC126690436 gene encoding protein GET1 isoform X1, whose protein sequence is MGEEVESVGHRVSAAAPLTFTIVITFQLLSGWLERLKKKRGSTNATVIQFRGEIKQLLKEASSLSQPSTFAQAAKLRRLAAAKEKELANYQESHSKEMKMSYDLYLKVLFLFKVLTYFVLICWFWRVPVATISQRLVQPFGKLLSWRTGGTLNNHVMVGIIPWLILSTRVSKFVCRLLK, encoded by the exons atgggagaaGAGGTAGAATCCGTGGGGCATCGAGTATCGGCTGCAGCTCCTTTAACCTTCACGATTGTCATCACCTTTCAGCTCCTTTCCGGGTGGCTCGAACGCTTAAAGAAGAAG AGAGGATCCACTAATGCTACAGTAATCCAGTTTCGTGGAGAGATAAAGCAACTCTTGAAAGAGGCGAGCTCCTTGTCACA GCCATCCACATTTGCACAAGCTGCGAAACTTAGGAGGTTAGCAGCTGCCAAGGAGAAGGAACTTGCAAACT ATCAAGAATCACATAGCAAGGAAATGAAAATGTCATATGATTTGTATCTGAAAGTTCTGTTTCTTTTCAAG GTTTTGACATATTTTGTGCTCATTTGCTGGTTTTGGAGGGTTCCTGTTGCCACCATATCTCAGCGACTTGTGCAACCCTTTG ggAAATTGCTATCTTGGAGGACAGGAGGCACTTTAAACAACCATGTTATG GTTGGGATAATACCCTGGTTAATATTATCTACCAGGGTGAGCAAATTTGTTTGTCGACTCCTCAAGTAG
- the LOC126690432 gene encoding uncharacterized protein LOC126690432 → MAGPGKCFLVTGPPGVGKTTLIMRVFETLKASNPNLKVQGFYTREIRQGSERVGFEVVTLDGRRGPLASTTISSPESLRWPNVGKYRVDIASFESLALPELQVREDTDLFIIDEVGKMEMYSSSFFPAVLKVLESNIPVLASVPIPKFGRDIPGVARLKNHPGATMFTLSTSNRDAVKDQIYSILVDSMRKQ, encoded by the exons ATGGCAGGGCCCGGCAAATGCTTCCTCGTCACCGGTCCTCCT GGTGTGGGTAAAACCACACTGATCATGAGAGTTTTTGAAACCCTCAAAGCCTCTAACCCCAACTTAAAGGTTCAAGGATTTTACACTC GTGAAATCAGACAAGGAAGCGAGAGAGTCGGGTTTGAGGTTGTCACTTTAGACGGTCGCAGAGGTCCACTTGCCTCCACCACTATTTCAAG CCCTGAGTCTCTTAGATGGCCTAATGTTGGGAAGTACAGAGTAGATATTGCGTCATTTGAGTCACTAGCACTACCTGAGTTGCAG GTCAGAGAGGATACTGATCTCTTCATCATTGATGAAGTTGGTAAGATGGAGATGTACAGTTCATCTTTCTTCCCCGCAGTTTTAAAAGTTCTAGAATCAAACATCCCAGTTTTGGCTTCTGTCCCTATTCCAAAATTTGGCCGTGATATACCTGGAG TTGCAAGGTTGAAGAATCATCCAGGGGCAACTATGTTTACATTGAGCACAAGTAACAGGGATGCTGTTAAAGATCAGATATATTCCATACTGGTAGACTCGATGAGAAAACAGTAG
- the LOC126690436 gene encoding protein GET1 isoform X4 → MGEEVESVGHRVSAAAPLTFTIVITFQLLSGWLERLKKKRGSTNATVIQFRGEIKQLLKEASSLSQPSTFAQAAKLRRLAAAKEKELANYQESHSKEMKMSYDLYLKVLFLFKVLTYFVLICWFWRVPVATISQRLVQPFGKLLSWRTGGTLNNHVMIYRDERLLVLQIV, encoded by the exons atgggagaaGAGGTAGAATCCGTGGGGCATCGAGTATCGGCTGCAGCTCCTTTAACCTTCACGATTGTCATCACCTTTCAGCTCCTTTCCGGGTGGCTCGAACGCTTAAAGAAGAAG AGAGGATCCACTAATGCTACAGTAATCCAGTTTCGTGGAGAGATAAAGCAACTCTTGAAAGAGGCGAGCTCCTTGTCACA GCCATCCACATTTGCACAAGCTGCGAAACTTAGGAGGTTAGCAGCTGCCAAGGAGAAGGAACTTGCAAACT ATCAAGAATCACATAGCAAGGAAATGAAAATGTCATATGATTTGTATCTGAAAGTTCTGTTTCTTTTCAAG GTTTTGACATATTTTGTGCTCATTTGCTGGTTTTGGAGGGTTCCTGTTGCCACCATATCTCAGCGACTTGTGCAACCCTTTG ggAAATTGCTATCTTGGAGGACAGGAGGCACTTTAAACAACCATGTTATG ATATACAGGGATGAACGCCTCTTAGTGCTTCAAATTGTGTAA
- the LOC126690436 gene encoding protein GET1 isoform X2 has translation MGEEVESVGHRVSAAAPLTFTIVITFQLLSGWLERLKKKRGSTNATVIQFRGEIKQLLKEASSLSQPSTFAQAAKLRRLAAAKEKELANYQESHSKEMKMSYDLYLKVLFLFKVLTYFVLICWFWRVPVATISQRLVQPFGKLLSWRTGGTLNNHVMFPVEDGWAESHVLYLLFCILNC, from the exons atgggagaaGAGGTAGAATCCGTGGGGCATCGAGTATCGGCTGCAGCTCCTTTAACCTTCACGATTGTCATCACCTTTCAGCTCCTTTCCGGGTGGCTCGAACGCTTAAAGAAGAAG AGAGGATCCACTAATGCTACAGTAATCCAGTTTCGTGGAGAGATAAAGCAACTCTTGAAAGAGGCGAGCTCCTTGTCACA GCCATCCACATTTGCACAAGCTGCGAAACTTAGGAGGTTAGCAGCTGCCAAGGAGAAGGAACTTGCAAACT ATCAAGAATCACATAGCAAGGAAATGAAAATGTCATATGATTTGTATCTGAAAGTTCTGTTTCTTTTCAAG GTTTTGACATATTTTGTGCTCATTTGCTGGTTTTGGAGGGTTCCTGTTGCCACCATATCTCAGCGACTTGTGCAACCCTTTG ggAAATTGCTATCTTGGAGGACAGGAGGCACTTTAAACAACCATGTTATG TTCCCCGTTGAGGATGGCTGGGCTGAGTCTCATGTCCTATACCTGCTGTTCTGTATTTTAAATTGCTGA
- the LOC126690438 gene encoding uncharacterized protein LOC126690438 isoform X2 produces the protein MQVEFALQRDRQSMGRRYVEVFRCKRQDYYNAVAGEVNYEGIYDNDYHGSPPPARSKRFNDKDQLEYTEILKMRGLPFSVKKTEIVEFFRDFKLIEERVHIACRPDGKATGEAYVEFVTVDEAKRAMCKDKMTIGSRYVELFPSTPDEARRAESRSRQ, from the coding sequence ATGCAGGTTGAGTTTGCTTTACAGAGAGATCGGCAGAGCATGGGAAGGAGGTATGTGGAAGTTTTCAGATGCAAGAGACAGGATTATTACAATGCTGTTGCTGGAGAGGTAAACTATGAAGGAATCTATGATAATGATTACCATGGAAGCCCTCCTCCGGCCCGATCAAAGAGGTTCAATGATAAGGACCAACTGGAATACACTGAAATATTGAAGATGCGTGGTCTCCCTTTCTCTGTGAAAAAAACTGAAATTGTTGAATTTTTCCGGGATTTTAAGCTGATAGAAGAAAGAGTACATATTGCATGTCGCCCAGATGGGAAAGCGACCGGCGAGGCATATGTAGAGTTTGTGACTGTAGATGAGGCTAAGAGAGCGATGTGCAAGGACAAGATGACAATTGGGTCTAGGTATGTGGAGCTGTTTCCTTCCACACCAGATGAAGCAAGACGGGCTGAGTCCAGATCAAGGCAGTGA
- the LOC126690437 gene encoding eukaryotic translation initiation factor 3 subunit D-like, with protein sequence MVGGGGGEFEVGEVPFNPDGWGPPDSSNLNLNLPVNVPFAPFSRSDKLGRIADWTRTNYNNQNQNRNKNPSDSVFDFSNDDSFPSSGAADDDSSFRLVDGKPPPKPKFGPKWRFQQQRQLPQRRDEEVEAKKREAEKERARRDRHYNNNRSNANNMMRREPLKSSVDIQPEWNMLDQIPFSTFSKLSFSVPEPEDLLLCGALEFYDRSFDRITPKNERRLERFKNRNFFKVTTTDDPVIRRLASEDKATVFATDTILSTLMCAPRSVYSWDIVVQRVGNKLFFDKRDGSQLDLLSVHETSQEPLPEAKDDINSSYSLGVEAAYINQNFSQQVLIRDGKKVAFEEPNPFASEGEEVASVAYRYRRWKLDNDMYLVARCEVQSVVEINNQRSFLTLNALNEFDSKYSGVDWRQKLETQRGAVLATELKNNANKMAKWTAQALLASADMMKLGYVSRVHPRDHFNHVILAVVGYKPREFASQINLNTSNMWGIVKSIVDLCMKLNEGKYVLVKDPAKPQVRIYEVPADAFENDYVEEPLPEDEQVQPPTEDAESAEPNAATNDVEEKEVVAQA encoded by the coding sequence ATggtaggaggaggaggaggagagttCGAAGTTGGAGAAGTCCCATTCAATCCTGACGGATGGGGCCCTCCCGATTCTTCCAATCTCAACCTAAATCTCCCTGTCAACGTCCCCTTCGCCCCTTTCTCCCGCTCCGATAAGCTTGGCCGTATCGCTGACTGGACCCGCACCAACTACAACAACCAGAACCAGAACCGCAACAAGAACCCTTCCGATTCCGTCTTCGACTTCTCCAACGACGACTCCTTCCCTTCCTCCGGCGCCGCCGATGACGACTCCTCCTTCCGTCTCGTCGACGGCAAGCCTCCACCTAAGCCCAAGTTCGGCCCCAAGTGGAGGTTCCAGCAACAGCGCCAGCTCCCTCAACGCCGCGACGAGGAAGTCGAAGCCAAAAAGCGCGAGGCAGAGAAGGAACGCGCTCGCCGCGACCGTCACTACAATAATAACCGCTCCAACGCCAACAACATGATGCGCCGAGAGCCTTTGAAATCCTCCGTCGATATCCAACCCGAATGGAACATGCTCGATCAGATCCCCTTCTCCACCTTCTCCAAGCTCTCCTTCTCCGTCCCCGAACCCGAGGACCTCCTCCTCTGCGGCGCACTCGAGTTCTACGATCGATCCTTTGATCGCATCACTCCCAAGAACGAGCGCCGCCTTGAGCGCTTCAAAAACCGCAATTTCTTCAAGGTTACCACCACTGATGACCCTGTCATCCGCCGCCTCGCCAGCGAGGACAAAGCCACCGTCTTCGCCACCGACACGATCCTCTCCACCCTCATGTGTGCGCCCAGGTCGGTTTACTCGTGGGACATTGTGGTCCAGAGGGTCGGGAACAAGTTGTTCTTCGATAAGCGTGATGGCTCTCAGCTCGATTTGCTTTCTGTTCACGAGACCTCTCAGGAGCCCTTGCCTGAGGCTAAGGACGATATCAATTCCTCCTATTCCCTCGGCGTGGAGGCTGCTTACATCAACCAGAATTTCTCCCAGCAGGTTCTCATTAGGGATGGGAAAAAGGTCGCATTCGAAGAGCCTAACCCCTTCGCCAGCGAAGGAGAAGAGGTTGCCTCTGTGGCATATCGCTATAGGCGCTGGAAGCTCGATAACGACATGTACTTGGTGGCTCGGTGTGAGGTACAGAGTGTTGTTGAGATTAACAATCAGAGGTCCTTCTTAACTCTGAATGCACTCAACGAATTCGACTCCAAATACTCGGGTGTTGATTGGAGGCAGAAGCTCGAGACTCAGAGAGGTGCTGTGTTGGCCACTGAGCTAAAGAACAATGCCAATAAGATGGCCAAATGGACGGCTCAGGCTTTGCTAGCTAGTGCCGATATGATGAAACTGGGGTATGTCTCTAGGGTTCATCCTCGTGATCATTTTAACCATGTGATATTGGCAGTTGTCGGGTACAAGCCAAGGGAGTTTGCTTCACAGATTAATTTGAATACTTCGAATATGTGGGGGATTGTGAAGTCCATTGTGGACTTGTGTATGAAGTTGAACGAGGGGAAGTATGTGCTTGTCAAGGACCCAGCCAAACCACAAGTTAGGATCTATGAGGTGCCTGCGGATGCATTCGAGAATGATTACGTGGAGGAGCCACTGCCGGAGGATGAGCAGGTTCAGCCACCCACGGAGGATGCTGAGAGTGCAGAGCCAAATGCTGCTACAAATGATGTGGAGGAGAAGGAGGTGGTTGCACAAGCTTGA
- the LOC126690436 gene encoding protein GET1 isoform X3 encodes MGEEVESVGHRVSAAAPLTFTIVITFQLLSGWLERLKKRGSTNATVIQFRGEIKQLLKEASSLSQPSTFAQAAKLRRLAAAKEKELANYQESHSKEMKMSYDLYLKVLFLFKVLTYFVLICWFWRVPVATISQRLVQPFGKLLSWRTGGTLNNHVMVGIIPWLILSTRVSKFVCRLLK; translated from the exons atgggagaaGAGGTAGAATCCGTGGGGCATCGAGTATCGGCTGCAGCTCCTTTAACCTTCACGATTGTCATCACCTTTCAGCTCCTTTCCGGGTGGCTCGAACGCTTAAAGA AGAGAGGATCCACTAATGCTACAGTAATCCAGTTTCGTGGAGAGATAAAGCAACTCTTGAAAGAGGCGAGCTCCTTGTCACA GCCATCCACATTTGCACAAGCTGCGAAACTTAGGAGGTTAGCAGCTGCCAAGGAGAAGGAACTTGCAAACT ATCAAGAATCACATAGCAAGGAAATGAAAATGTCATATGATTTGTATCTGAAAGTTCTGTTTCTTTTCAAG GTTTTGACATATTTTGTGCTCATTTGCTGGTTTTGGAGGGTTCCTGTTGCCACCATATCTCAGCGACTTGTGCAACCCTTTG ggAAATTGCTATCTTGGAGGACAGGAGGCACTTTAAACAACCATGTTATG GTTGGGATAATACCCTGGTTAATATTATCTACCAGGGTGAGCAAATTTGTTTGTCGACTCCTCAAGTAG
- the LOC126690438 gene encoding uncharacterized protein LOC126690438 isoform X1 produces MYGPRGAMLGSGGVSDGYEVGSKRQRMMESNPYFAVSSGPSGFQPYGYAGGFQPPPFPVVRLRGLPFNCTDIDIFKFFAGLDIVDVLLVNKSGRFSGEAFVVFAGSMQVEFALQRDRQSMGRRYVEVFRCKRQDYYNAVAGEVNYEGIYDNDYHGSPPPARSKRFNDKDQLEYTEILKMRGLPFSVKKTEIVEFFRDFKLIEERVHIACRPDGKATGEAYVEFVTVDEAKRAMCKDKMTIGSRYVELFPSTPDEARRAESRSRQ; encoded by the exons ATGTACGGACCAAGAgg GGCAATGTTGGGAAGCGGGGGGGTTTCGGACGGGTACGAGGTCGGCTCAAAGAGACAAAGAATGATGGAATCCAATCCCTACTTCGCAGTGAGCAGCGGCCCAAGTGGCTTTCAACCTTATGGCTATGCTGGTGGCTTTCAGCCCCCTCCTTTTCCAGTAGTTCGTCTCAGGGGGCTTCCCTTCAACTGCACTGATATTGACATTTTCAAGTTCTTTGCTGGACTGGACATTGTGGATGTTTTGCTGGTTAACAAGAGCGGACGGTTCTCAGGAGAAGCCTTTGTTGTCTTTGCGGGATCCATGCAGGTTGAGTTTGCTTTACAGAGAGATCGGCAGAGCATGGGAAGGAGGTATGTGGAAGTTTTCAGATGCAAGAGACAGGATTATTACAATGCTGTTGCTGGAGAGGTAAACTATGAAGGAATCTATGATAATGATTACCATGGAAGCCCTCCTCCGGCCCGATCAAAGAGGTTCAATGATAAGGACCAACTGGAATACACTGAAATATTGAAGATGCGTGGTCTCCCTTTCTCTGTGAAAAAAACTGAAATTGTTGAATTTTTCCGGGATTTTAAGCTGATAGAAGAAAGAGTACATATTGCATGTCGCCCAGATGGGAAAGCGACCGGCGAGGCATATGTAGAGTTTGTGACTGTAGATGAGGCTAAGAGAGCGATGTGCAAGGACAAGATGACAATTGGGTCTAGGTATGTGGAGCTGTTTCCTTCCACACCAGATGAAGCAAGACGGGCTGAGTCCAGATCAAGGCAGTGA